One Prolixibacteraceae bacterium DNA segment encodes these proteins:
- a CDS encoding RagB/SusD family nutrient uptake outer membrane protein produces MKKLLYTFIAFSVFLSSCSDSFLDQKSPDTLTFDNYWKDASAARKVLVSCYSELTFSSWTWGERSFIPQNYKGDDISMLPGSSDWAPLKTIGNFEYDSSNETIYYLWKKSYSCIRYANDVIARLPNIPSSAITDEERNQMMSEAYFLRGYAHMLLNLQFTNIILRDKPIASENMIQSVSSKEEAWNFIIKDLTEATKYLPVSWNDDNTGRATKGAAYGFLGKAYLFQKNYTEAIKAFKEVMKLDYTLVDDFEGLFNGTNENSKEVLFAINYTIASTGGMSSYASQSSFMATSCLKGWNMCRPSQYLIDTYLEEDATDGEYDKRLLATICFDDPKGKSTLWGKPWSGYWKPKSKKDPTIVPEVMFKKFLDTSEAISNGHSGVDVPILRYADILLMYAESLNESGGSTTEIQSSLNRVRTRAGLSNFTKSNQSELRKEIRRQRLLEFPAEGIRFPDLVRYGNVKQILTDHGHAYASLYAPKCDYYPIPSYEVSQNPKIEPTKGY; encoded by the coding sequence ATGAAAAAATTATTATATACATTCATCGCATTTAGCGTATTTTTGTCGAGCTGTTCTGACTCTTTCCTTGATCAGAAGTCTCCAGACACTTTGACTTTTGATAACTATTGGAAAGATGCTAGTGCTGCAAGAAAAGTATTAGTGAGTTGTTATTCTGAATTGACTTTCTCGAGTTGGACATGGGGAGAACGATCTTTTATCCCACAAAACTATAAAGGAGATGACATTTCGATGCTTCCTGGTTCAAGTGATTGGGCTCCTTTGAAGACTATAGGAAATTTTGAGTATGATTCATCCAATGAAACAATCTATTATTTGTGGAAGAAGTCTTATAGCTGTATTCGCTATGCCAATGATGTGATTGCACGTTTGCCTAACATTCCTAGTTCTGCTATTACAGACGAGGAGAGAAATCAGATGATGAGTGAAGCATATTTCCTTCGTGGATATGCTCACATGCTTCTAAATTTACAGTTTACGAATATAATTCTTCGCGATAAACCTATTGCGTCGGAGAATATGATTCAATCTGTTTCTTCTAAAGAAGAGGCTTGGAATTTTATCATCAAAGATCTTACCGAAGCAACAAAGTATCTTCCTGTATCTTGGAATGATGATAATACTGGTAGAGCAACCAAAGGTGCTGCTTATGGATTCTTAGGTAAGGCGTATCTTTTCCAAAAGAATTATACAGAAGCAATCAAGGCGTTTAAAGAGGTGATGAAGTTAGACTATACACTCGTGGATGATTTTGAAGGATTATTCAATGGAACCAATGAGAATTCAAAAGAGGTTCTTTTTGCTATTAACTATACGATCGCTTCTACTGGAGGTATGTCTTCTTATGCTTCTCAATCTTCTTTTATGGCTACTTCTTGTCTTAAAGGTTGGAATATGTGTCGCCCTAGTCAATATCTTATCGACACCTACCTTGAGGAAGATGCTACTGATGGTGAATATGACAAGCGTCTTTTGGCAACAATATGTTTCGATGATCCTAAAGGTAAAAGTACTTTGTGGGGTAAGCCATGGAGTGGTTATTGGAAACCAAAGTCGAAAAAGGATCCTACTATTGTCCCTGAAGTGATGTTTAAAAAATTTCTTGATACTTCCGAAGCCATTAGTAATGGTCATTCAGGTGTTGATGTACCAATTCTTAGATATGCAGATATCCTTTTGATGTATGCAGAGTCTTTAAACGAGAGTGGGGGTTCGACAACAGAGATTCAATCTTCATTGAATAGAGTGAGAACAAGAGCTGGTTTATCGAATTTCACGAAATCAAACCAATCAGAGTTGCGCAAAGAGATTCGTCGTCAGCGTCTTCTAGAGTTTCCTGCAGAAGGAATTAGATTCCCTGACTTGGTGAGATATGGAAATGTAAAACAAATATTGACGGATCATGGTCATGCATATGCAAGCTTGTATGCTCCTAAGTGTGATTACTATCCAATCCCATCGTATGAGGTGTCTCAAAACCCTAAGATTGAACCTACAAAAGGTTATTAA
- a CDS encoding FecR domain-containing protein: protein MKNNYYILKAKSILGTLTEKEQKILSQLDQEDCSRLEDRLVAMKKGKSNSKKVEQLVMNKISSKGNRSLLSVWFVAASIVVLLGIWQTLLMLNGTTVCRTYSNKGDSPKSLVLSDRTEVTLNKGAVLDILSDFSGVRKVALRGEAIFHVSHDEKRPFIVKGDLGSVKVLGTTFVVDNTSDELKTTLIEGSVAFQTNVGEVILKPNQQAVFSDSQQKINVVSVRGDLSTSWSDGKICFQNVSLSSVLARIAKEKDVKIYIKSREKALMKVSGEFEVKSSLESMLYALTKVTKSTYKKDGDSYVIE from the coding sequence GAATAACTACTACATACTGAAAGCAAAATCCATATTGGGAACGCTGACAGAGAAGGAACAAAAGATATTAAGTCAGTTGGACCAAGAAGATTGTTCTCGGTTGGAAGATCGTCTTGTTGCAATGAAAAAGGGAAAGAGTAATTCTAAGAAGGTTGAGCAACTAGTAATGAATAAGATCTCTTCGAAAGGAAATCGATCATTACTCTCTGTTTGGTTTGTTGCAGCTTCTATTGTGGTTCTTTTGGGAATATGGCAGACTTTATTGATGTTGAATGGAACTACTGTTTGTAGGACCTATTCCAACAAAGGAGATTCTCCGAAGAGTTTGGTGTTGTCTGACCGAACAGAGGTGACATTGAATAAAGGAGCTGTGTTAGATATCTTAAGTGATTTTTCAGGAGTCCGAAAAGTGGCATTGCGAGGAGAGGCAATCTTTCATGTATCACATGACGAAAAACGTCCTTTTATTGTCAAAGGAGATTTGGGATCTGTGAAAGTATTGGGGACCACCTTTGTGGTAGATAATACTAGTGATGAGTTGAAAACCACATTGATAGAGGGATCGGTGGCATTTCAAACTAATGTTGGAGAGGTGATTTTAAAGCCCAACCAACAAGCTGTGTTTTCGGATTCGCAGCAAAAAATTAATGTCGTTTCTGTTCGAGGTGATTTGTCCACTTCATGGAGTGATGGAAAGATATGTTTTCAAAACGTTTCTCTGTCATCTGTTCTAGCGCGAATAGCAAAGGAGAAGGATGTAAAGATATATATAAAAAGTAGAGAAAAAGCTTTGATGAAAGTTTCAGGTGAGTTTGAAGTGAAAAGCTCATTAGAATCAATGCTTTATGCATTGACTAAAGTGACTAAATCAACATACAAGAAGGATGGAGATAGCTATGTGATTGAGTGA
- a CDS encoding DUF4981 domain-containing protein yields MKSLFQVLLGFCFLSSTLTFAEETPDWENPLCIGRNKERPHAAFIPYVTSKPSPWIEDRYNSGLIQSLNGIWKFHYVDRPSDRPNNFYQENYDVSSWKEIQVPGNWEMQGFGTAIYTDVAYPFPANPPHIPHDYNPVGSYRRSFDIPNNWKGKTIFIHFGGVKSACYLWVNGKKVGYSQGSKTPAEFDITSLLRSKNNHVSLEVYRYSDGAYLEDQDYWKVSGIERDVFLVAREKEHVRDFKIEATLDSAYRDGVLDALLYWNAPVKKKHHLTFVLMAPNGEKIVRRNVIVQKRDSVSRFSVVIPNVKQWNAETPTLYRLLVIDQDRKRRVQESFSKNIGFRTVEIKHGTLRVNNVPILIKGVNRHEHDPKNCRTISVESIVQDIRIMKQHNINAIRCSHYPNREEFYDLCDKYGMYVVDEANIESHGMGYDKDKTLACKPEWEKAHMDRTQRMFYRDRTHPSIIIWSLGNEAGFGPNFEKTYQWLKAHDKTRPVQYEQSGYNEFTDIVVPMYARPYHLKAHVNHLRKRPYIMCEYAHAMGNSVGNLKDYWDLIYKYDQLQGGFIWDWVDQTIALKDSLKRPFWGYGGDLGFVGVPNDSNFCANGLVAADRSLHPHIKEVKKIYQNIHFEPLPLSSNCFRVTNRFDFIKTEGLQFRWFIEGDGEVVSNGIIDINPIAAHQSVEVEIPISNITIKPATHYFVTLEAVTKHEAPMIPKGSRIAWDQFELPWFKQAKEVAPQGEPLSVQKRDGVITISNKLSKWSFDLKTGEWLSWSDHDIALIEKGYHPNFWRPVTDNDKGNGLPQRCDTWKHASEKMTLKDMDIQKKSWGYLVIAQYDMIAQSVEYTISYRLMTYGDTEIQVRFDANGEHLPEIPRLGGYIMMDSSFSNMTWLGRGPYESYCDRKSSAAFGLYHANAKSDFHRYVRPQETANKSDLIWFALTDDQGKGVLMLSKNQRMNASAWPFSMNALMENEDGTFKHGGSISLEKSIWWNIDFKQMGVGGDNTWGAYTHSEYAIPYKNYQYDFVLRPVRNALLSQSKKCYEK; encoded by the coding sequence ATGAAAAGTTTATTTCAAGTACTTCTTGGATTTTGTTTTTTAAGTTCCACGTTGACATTTGCTGAAGAGACTCCTGATTGGGAAAACCCTCTTTGTATTGGGCGCAATAAAGAGAGACCCCATGCAGCGTTTATACCTTATGTAACTTCTAAACCTTCGCCTTGGATTGAGGATCGTTACAATAGTGGCTTGATACAGTCACTTAATGGTATATGGAAATTTCATTATGTGGATCGTCCTAGTGATCGACCTAATAATTTTTATCAAGAGAATTATGATGTCTCTTCATGGAAAGAGATTCAGGTGCCTGGGAATTGGGAGATGCAAGGTTTTGGTACTGCAATCTATACCGATGTGGCTTATCCTTTTCCTGCCAATCCTCCTCACATTCCTCATGACTACAATCCTGTTGGCTCTTATCGCCGTAGTTTCGATATTCCTAACAACTGGAAGGGAAAGACTATATTTATCCATTTTGGAGGGGTGAAGTCGGCTTGTTATCTTTGGGTGAATGGAAAGAAAGTGGGATATAGTCAAGGAAGTAAAACTCCAGCGGAATTTGATATAACCTCTTTGCTTCGTAGTAAAAACAATCACGTATCTCTCGAAGTATATCGCTATAGCGACGGTGCTTATTTAGAAGACCAAGATTACTGGAAGGTGAGTGGAATAGAGAGAGATGTCTTCTTGGTAGCTCGTGAGAAAGAGCATGTGCGTGATTTCAAAATAGAGGCTACCTTAGATTCTGCATATAGGGATGGAGTGTTGGATGCTCTACTCTATTGGAATGCACCTGTGAAGAAAAAACATCATCTAACTTTTGTATTGATGGCTCCCAATGGGGAGAAAATTGTTCGTAGAAATGTGATAGTTCAGAAGCGCGATTCTGTTTCACGTTTTTCTGTAGTAATTCCCAACGTAAAGCAATGGAATGCAGAGACTCCAACACTTTATCGATTGTTGGTGATAGATCAAGACCGAAAAAGAAGAGTTCAAGAATCTTTTTCTAAAAATATTGGTTTTAGAACTGTTGAGATTAAACATGGAACACTTCGTGTGAATAATGTGCCTATTCTTATCAAAGGAGTAAATCGTCATGAACATGATCCTAAGAACTGTAGAACTATCTCAGTGGAGAGTATTGTGCAGGACATACGTATTATGAAACAACACAATATTAATGCTATTCGCTGTTCTCACTACCCAAACAGAGAGGAGTTCTATGATCTGTGTGATAAATATGGAATGTATGTGGTGGATGAGGCCAATATTGAGTCGCATGGTATGGGTTATGATAAAGATAAAACTTTGGCTTGTAAACCGGAGTGGGAAAAGGCGCATATGGATAGAACACAAAGAATGTTTTATCGAGACCGCACCCATCCATCGATCATTATTTGGTCTCTTGGTAATGAAGCTGGTTTTGGACCGAACTTCGAAAAGACATACCAGTGGCTAAAAGCTCATGACAAGACGCGTCCAGTGCAGTATGAACAGAGTGGTTATAATGAATTTACCGATATTGTGGTGCCTATGTATGCACGACCTTATCATCTAAAGGCTCATGTGAACCATCTACGTAAAAGACCTTATATTATGTGTGAGTATGCTCATGCCATGGGAAATAGTGTGGGTAACTTAAAAGATTATTGGGACTTAATTTATAAATATGATCAGTTGCAAGGTGGTTTTATTTGGGATTGGGTAGACCAAACAATTGCTCTAAAGGATTCTCTAAAAAGACCTTTCTGGGGTTATGGGGGCGACTTAGGTTTTGTGGGTGTACCGAATGACTCAAATTTCTGTGCCAATGGTCTTGTTGCAGCAGATAGATCTTTGCATCCTCATATTAAAGAGGTGAAGAAAATATATCAAAATATTCATTTCGAACCACTTCCTCTATCTTCTAATTGTTTTAGGGTTACCAATCGTTTTGATTTTATCAAGACAGAAGGATTACAATTTCGTTGGTTTATTGAAGGAGATGGAGAGGTGGTCTCGAATGGCATAATAGATATCAATCCGATTGCTGCACATCAAAGTGTCGAAGTGGAGATTCCTATATCTAATATTACAATAAAACCCGCAACACACTATTTTGTTACTTTGGAAGCAGTAACGAAACATGAAGCACCGATGATTCCCAAAGGCTCCCGTATCGCATGGGATCAGTTTGAATTGCCATGGTTTAAACAAGCAAAAGAAGTTGCACCACAAGGAGAACCTTTGTCGGTTCAGAAGCGTGATGGTGTGATTACTATCTCTAATAAGCTTTCAAAATGGTCCTTTGATCTAAAAACAGGAGAATGGCTGTCTTGGAGTGATCATGATATTGCATTAATTGAGAAGGGGTATCATCCAAACTTTTGGCGTCCTGTGACGGATAATGATAAGGGCAATGGCCTTCCTCAAAGATGTGATACATGGAAACATGCTTCTGAAAAGATGACACTGAAGGATATGGATATTCAGAAGAAAAGTTGGGGTTACCTGGTAATAGCTCAATATGATATGATAGCGCAAAGTGTCGAATATACCATAAGCTATAGGTTAATGACATATGGTGATACGGAGATTCAAGTTCGTTTCGATGCAAATGGTGAACATTTGCCTGAAATCCCCCGTTTGGGAGGATATATTATGATGGATTCTTCTTTCTCTAATATGACATGGTTGGGGAGAGGACCATACGAGAGCTATTGTGATCGGAAAAGTAGTGCTGCTTTTGGTCTTTATCATGCAAATGCAAAGAGTGATTTTCATCGATATGTGAGACCTCAAGAGACTGCCAATAAGAGTGATCTAATTTGGTTCGCTCTTACGGATGATCAGGGAAAAGGGGTATTGATGCTTTCTAAGAATCAACGTATGAATGCTTCTGCTTGGCCTTTCTCTATGAATGCATTAATGGAGAATGAAGATGGTACATTCAAACATGGAGGCTCGATTTCTTTGGAGAAAAGTATCTGGTGGAATATCGACTTTAAGCAAATGGGTGTAGGTGGAGATAATACTTGGGGTGCTTATACTCACTCTGAATACGCTATACCATACAAAAATTATCAATATGATTTTGTATTGCGTCCTGTACGTAATGCACTTTTATCTCAGTCGAAAAAATGTTACGAAAAATAG
- a CDS encoding TonB-dependent receptor — translation MIPMFKQGANMDRSVKGYSSMSRLCLMLLALLLFQNVYGFTDPQRELSSGDTSQTITLAFNGVKLSKVLSVLQERTSMRIIYSKEDVTSYQDVSVHCNTVDLDQVMSEVLDNTTLDYELTSNQVLIFQKNKNPQITNSVVSQDNKKIIKGTVVDEKGMPIPGATVSVPNSDRGVITDPNGNYSLNVADAKQLLFSFIGYKPQTIAINGRSTIRITLIEDLKNLDEVVIVAYGVQKKSDLTGAVSSVKSEDMEKVAVSTPAESLQGRVSGVTVSRSSGAPGASMKVRVRGVASFGGNTPLYIIDGVEGDINTVNPDDVASMEVLKDASSAAIYGSRAANGVVIITTKQGDVGKLRVNFSAYAGPQSVAKRLPLMTNTADWMKVNGAAFDNTIQNAKDYNANKPKDAKPIPVPTPGAWLSDKALLNTNTDWQDEMYRAGMMQNYNVNFNGGTKDVKYLFSMGYFDQEGIVVGTDYNKISARMKMDMTIGMLKITPNISITQDNYNNMTTSIGRINKITPFAPVYDSSKPSGYGYSDYTTATESNPYGEQMLNESKSKYTDINTNLMLSLEPVKNLFVKLNTGYRNNFYTGRTHNPSYQINPKDKVSFPVNSESSTYFNQYLVEPTVSYHLDFDKHSVDLLGGMSAQSQYYRNHGVSVEGKDPKGNPAGFPDQDFNTINAGKGGTFSGSGTEYTFNRSSIFGRFNYSYDSKYLFQATIRRDGTSKFSDDYRYGVFPSFSAGWNVHRESFWEPIGQLVSRLKLRASWGKLGSDENLSNYFYQGLMKAGYAYELGGVLNQGAYPAGMYISDYRWEESVDTNFGADFGLFENSLFGSVNYFTSTRKDILVSQPLPISSGMSSQMMNIGEMKNYGWELELGYRSSGDHDFTWDATATFSTIKNEVISLGDGVKKQEGSNIEYKMPVVWTEVGGSVGSLYTYKTDGLFQNEAEVIAHSKEGNLIQPNAKPGDVRFVDVNDDGVINSNDVTSTGSALPDFEFGLSLNMAYKGFDLNIFMNGRKGNKIFNRAKYLGESMVGNFNYWDTTLDFWTPENTDTDMPRPVQDDTKNSRMSDRFIEDGSYLRLKSLQLGYSFSNSVLESLHMEKLRVYLSGQNLFTITDYSGYDPAVDNSKIWNMGVDYGSYPSSRTYLMGVQISF, via the coding sequence ATGATTCCGATGTTTAAACAAGGAGCAAATATGGATAGATCCGTAAAAGGATATTCATCTATGTCTCGATTGTGCTTAATGTTATTGGCACTTTTACTCTTCCAGAATGTTTATGGATTTACTGATCCTCAAAGAGAGTTGAGTTCTGGAGATACTTCTCAAACCATTACGCTCGCATTTAATGGTGTGAAGCTGTCGAAAGTGTTGTCTGTTCTACAAGAAAGAACATCCATGCGTATTATCTACTCAAAAGAGGACGTGACATCTTATCAAGATGTGTCTGTACATTGCAATACCGTAGATTTGGATCAAGTGATGTCTGAGGTGTTAGATAATACAACGCTTGATTATGAATTGACCTCTAATCAGGTTCTTATATTCCAAAAAAATAAAAATCCTCAAATAACAAACAGTGTTGTTTCCCAAGACAACAAAAAAATTATAAAAGGTACTGTAGTCGACGAGAAAGGAATGCCTATTCCTGGAGCAACTGTTTCTGTACCAAATAGTGACAGAGGTGTTATCACCGATCCAAATGGTAATTACTCTTTGAACGTGGCAGATGCAAAACAGTTGTTGTTTTCATTTATTGGATATAAACCGCAAACGATTGCGATTAATGGTCGTTCTACCATTCGCATTACCCTAATTGAAGATCTTAAGAATTTGGATGAGGTAGTCATTGTGGCTTATGGTGTTCAAAAGAAATCGGATTTGACTGGAGCAGTTTCTTCTGTGAAGTCTGAAGATATGGAGAAAGTGGCTGTCTCTACTCCTGCAGAGTCGTTGCAAGGACGTGTGTCTGGGGTGACTGTGTCTCGATCAAGTGGTGCTCCAGGTGCTTCTATGAAGGTGAGAGTTCGTGGTGTCGCTTCTTTTGGTGGAAATACTCCTCTCTATATTATTGATGGCGTGGAAGGCGATATCAATACTGTGAATCCTGACGATGTTGCTTCTATGGAGGTGTTAAAAGATGCATCTTCTGCTGCAATTTATGGTTCGCGTGCTGCGAATGGAGTAGTGATTATCACAACCAAACAAGGGGATGTAGGTAAGTTGCGAGTTAATTTTTCTGCATATGCTGGTCCACAATCTGTTGCTAAGAGACTTCCATTGATGACCAATACGGCCGATTGGATGAAAGTGAATGGTGCTGCTTTTGACAATACAATACAAAATGCAAAGGATTATAATGCGAACAAACCAAAGGATGCGAAACCAATTCCTGTTCCTACTCCTGGTGCTTGGTTGAGTGATAAAGCGTTATTGAATACCAATACAGATTGGCAAGATGAGATGTATCGAGCAGGTATGATGCAAAACTATAACGTGAACTTTAATGGGGGTACAAAAGATGTAAAATACCTTTTCTCTATGGGGTATTTTGATCAAGAAGGTATTGTTGTGGGAACAGACTACAACAAGATTAGTGCTCGTATGAAGATGGATATGACTATTGGCATGTTGAAAATAACTCCTAATATTTCTATCACTCAAGACAACTATAATAATATGACCACCTCCATAGGTCGTATTAATAAAATTACTCCTTTTGCTCCTGTATATGATTCTTCAAAACCAAGTGGATATGGCTATTCAGACTATACTACTGCAACTGAGAGCAACCCTTATGGGGAGCAGATGTTGAACGAGTCGAAATCAAAATATACAGATATCAATACAAACTTGATGTTGTCTTTAGAACCAGTAAAAAATCTATTTGTTAAATTAAATACTGGTTATCGTAATAACTTCTATACTGGAAGAACGCATAACCCATCTTACCAGATAAATCCAAAGGACAAAGTTTCTTTTCCTGTTAACAGTGAATCTTCTACATATTTTAACCAATATTTGGTAGAACCAACGGTCTCTTATCATCTAGATTTTGATAAACATAGTGTGGATCTGTTGGGAGGTATGAGTGCACAAAGCCAATATTACAGAAATCATGGGGTATCTGTTGAGGGAAAAGACCCTAAAGGAAATCCTGCAGGTTTTCCTGATCAAGATTTCAATACTATTAATGCTGGTAAAGGTGGAACATTTAGTGGATCTGGTACGGAGTATACCTTCAATCGTTCCTCTATATTTGGCCGTTTTAACTATAGTTATGATAGCAAATACCTTTTCCAAGCAACAATTCGTAGAGATGGGACATCGAAATTTTCTGATGACTATCGTTATGGTGTTTTCCCTTCTTTCTCTGCAGGATGGAATGTCCATCGTGAGTCTTTCTGGGAGCCTATCGGGCAATTGGTTAGTCGTTTAAAGTTAAGAGCTAGCTGGGGTAAGTTAGGAAGTGATGAGAATCTTTCAAACTATTTTTATCAAGGTTTAATGAAAGCGGGCTATGCTTATGAACTTGGTGGTGTCTTGAATCAAGGTGCATATCCTGCGGGAATGTATATTTCAGATTATCGCTGGGAGGAATCTGTGGATACCAACTTTGGTGCGGACTTTGGTCTATTTGAAAATAGTTTGTTCGGTTCTGTGAACTATTTTACTAGTACTCGTAAAGATATTTTAGTGAGTCAGCCTCTTCCTATTTCGAGTGGAATGTCCTCTCAAATGATGAATATTGGGGAGATGAAGAATTATGGTTGGGAACTTGAATTGGGATATCGTAGTAGTGGCGATCATGATTTTACATGGGATGCTACAGCGACTTTCTCTACAATTAAAAACGAAGTGATAAGCCTTGGTGATGGCGTGAAGAAGCAGGAGGGTAGCAATATCGAGTATAAGATGCCTGTTGTTTGGACTGAAGTTGGTGGCTCGGTAGGGTCTTTATATACTTATAAGACAGATGGTCTTTTCCAAAATGAAGCGGAGGTAATTGCACATAGTAAAGAGGGTAACTTGATTCAACCGAATGCCAAACCTGGAGATGTTCGTTTTGTCGATGTAAACGATGATGGAGTGATTAATAGTAATGATGTGACTTCAACAGGATCTGCACTCCCAGATTTTGAGTTTGGCCTTAGTTTGAATATGGCTTATAAGGGATTCGATTTGAATATTTTTATGAATGGTCGTAAAGGAAATAAGATCTTCAATAGAGCCAAATATTTGGGTGAGTCTATGGTTGGTAACTTCAACTATTGGGATACTACCCTTGATTTCTGGACCCCAGAGAATACAGATACAGATATGCCTCGTCCTGTTCAGGATGATACTAAAAACTCAAGAATGTCTGATCGTTTTATTGAAGATGGTTCGTATTTGCGCTTGAAATCATTACAACTAGGATACTCTTTCTCTAATAGCGTTCTTGAGTCGTTGCATATGGAGAAACTTAGAGTCTATCTAAGCGGACAAAATCTTTTTACTATCACAGACTACTCAGGATATGATCCTGCTGTAGACAATAGTAAAATTTGGAATATGGGAGTGGATTATGGTTCATATCCTAGCTCAAGAACATATTTAATGGGAGTTCAAATTAGTTTCTAA
- a CDS encoding Crp/Fnr family transcriptional regulator has product MKIRPELIQKRFPILELELCEEISELGDWKEISKGEMMIQEDKYIKRFPMVLDGVLRIYRTDNDGRESLLYYLTKGEVCLMALTCCMEHQVSNVNIIAEEDTDVIAIPVNYLDEWIVKYESWKIFILQSYKSHFDGLLETIDSLAFKKMDERLLLFFKEYQRSTSKNYYKGTHGDIASSLTTSREVVSRILKALEKEDKVMLSRNRVDFLF; this is encoded by the coding sequence ATGAAGATTAGACCAGAGTTGATACAAAAGAGATTTCCTATTCTTGAACTCGAACTGTGTGAAGAGATTTCGGAATTAGGGGACTGGAAAGAGATCTCTAAAGGAGAGATGATGATTCAAGAAGATAAGTACATTAAGCGATTCCCAATGGTATTAGATGGAGTGCTTCGTATCTATCGTACAGATAATGATGGTCGAGAGTCCTTGCTGTACTATCTAACCAAAGGAGAAGTCTGTTTGATGGCTTTAACTTGTTGTATGGAACATCAAGTTTCTAATGTGAATATCATTGCGGAAGAGGACACTGATGTGATAGCCATTCCCGTAAATTATCTAGATGAGTGGATCGTGAAGTATGAGTCGTGGAAGATTTTTATTCTTCAGTCTTATAAATCACATTTTGATGGTCTTTTAGAAACAATAGATAGTCTTGCGTTTAAAAAAATGGATGAGAGACTGCTACTTTTTTTTAAGGAGTATCAACGTTCTACTAGCAAGAACTATTACAAAGGAACACATGGTGATATTGCTTCCTCTTTAACTACTTCTCGTGAGGTTGTCTCTCGTATATTGAAAGCACTCGAAAAAGAGGATAAGGTGATGTTATCTCGCAATAGAGTAGATTTCCTTTTTTAA